The stretch of DNA ACGCGGGGTGAAGGGAGCGGCGGCTCGGACCCCTTTACTGCAGGTGGTCTTTGAGAGAGGGATGCACGTGCTCCGGCTTTGCGGACCCGGCAGGAAGCAGATGGTGTGGGCGGGGCTGGCGTGCGGGGAGGAGTCGCTGCTGAGGTCTCACTTCTCCCTGGCCCAAGCTTGTGACCACCGTGACAGGGGCCTGACTTCCTAACCCCAGGAGCCTGAACCCCGGGACTTGCTTAGCGCTGGGAACAAGCAAATGTCCTGGGCACCTGGATGCAAATATAACGACTCCTGCGTGAGCTTCAAGGACTGCCCCGCCGGAAAAGGGGAAGTGCAGAGGTCAATCCTGCAGGTCTTCCCCATCCCATCTCTCCCAAGAGTGGGGCGACCCTCAGGGCATCTGCCTTGACTGCGGGCCCACTGGACCCCTGAACAAGTAAATTTCCCTATCCCCACCACCACTCCTGGTTGCCAAGGCTGCACACTCAACCCAGGACTTTCCTGGCAACTATGAATGACAGTCAATCTTCTGCCTTGGTCACCAGTGCACCTGCCAAGTGAGACTGGTTCCAGGCTGCGAGCACCCACCGAGATGGGCCCAGCCACAAACGGTAACGGAAAGTCTTACCCAAGTCTTCCCCCACCCGCTACCCCTAATCCCATCTACCTGGCCCAGATTCAAGTGTTGCCAGACAACAACGGTGATTTCTTGAGGACCTACTGTACACTGAGCACCCAAGTTCTTGCTATTTTCAGGTGGATTGCTGTTTTCCAGGTGGGAAATCAGTCTGGGTTCAGATCTCCTTTCTTAGCTTCATATCACCTTGAtgcttcccttcccccaccatTTGCCTGGAGACTACTGCTCCTCCTGGacgttttatttttacataaagatttttatttatttgagttacacAAAGAGGGCAACAGTCAGGCTGACGCCAGTAACTTCTGGGTTCcctcatggatgcaggagccaaaGGTTGGGCTgtccccactgccttcctaggtcatttgcaggaagctggatcagaaaactGGTGCAGCATGGACATGGGATGCTGTGAGgagttgcaggtagcagcttatcTGCCATGCCTCAATGCTGATCCCCAGAAAGATACTTATGGAAGCTGAGGGGCATGTCCAAGGCAGATGCCTTCTTCATGTAGTTCTGTCTCTTCTGCCCACTAGACAGGCTACAATCAGTGCTGGTGCCAGGACTCTTAATCTGAAAGAAAACTTTTTGAGGAATACACCTGCTGCAACCAGACTCGCAGCCCCTCACTTTTGGCGGCCTaattccttcctcctctctggtcGGTcagccacttgggaggcctccccGGTGGCTTCTGGCGGCTGTCGCTGGCTGAGGACAAACAACAGGCAGCCCAGCAAAGCCTCGCGTGTGCCCTGGGAGCCCAGGCGTTGAGCCAGTCGGCGCAGCAGGGGCAGGAGGTACTGGCGGGCCAGACGGGCAGCAGGCAGCAGTAGGCGGGACAACAGTGTTCG from Ochotona princeps isolate mOchPri1 chromosome 1, mOchPri1.hap1, whole genome shotgun sequence encodes:
- the MYMX gene encoding protein myomixer: MPAPLLPLLLRTLLSRLLLPAARLARQYLLPLLRRLAQRLGSQGTREALLGCLLFVLSQRQPPEATGEASQVADRPERRKELGRQK